The genomic segment TTCGATTTCCTCCGCGACAACATCGGCCTGTGCAGCGGGCAAATCGATTTTATTAATAACCGGAATAATTTCCAATCCGCATTCAACCGCCATATACGCGTTTGCCAATGTTTGCGCCTCGACGCCCTGCGTTGCATCGACAATGAGAATCGCGCCTTCACAGGCTGTCATCGAACGTGATACTTCATAATGAAAATCAACGTGGCCGGGCGTGTCGATAAGGTTCAGCATATATTCCTTACCTTCATGCTTATAATTCATCGTTACAGCAGAGGCCTTTACGGTAATGCCGCGTTCGCGTTCGATGTCCATACTGTCGAGCATCTGGTCCTTGAACTCACGCTGGCTGACCGTGCCTGTCATTAATAAGAGTCTGTCGGCCAACGTGCTTTTGCCGTGGTCGATATGTGCGATAATGCAAAAATTTCGTATATTGTCTATTGTCATTTGTCTTTTCTAATAAAATTTAAAACGTCATTATAGCTTTTTGTGCGTTTAAAGCAATAATCACTTGCGTAAGTTAGGTAAAATTGCATTTTGCCGGATTTTTTGAACCATTTTGGCGTTATGGAACGTATAACGTCATAGAATTTATGAAAATTAAGCTTAAAACAATTTTGGTTTGTATAGCTCTTTTGGCGGCCGGGTCGCTGGCCTTCGACTCTTATTTTGATTCCGGAGCAAAATGCTTGCGGATGTCGATTTGCAAAGTTGTGCAATTAAAGGCTAAATCTCATTCGTGCTGTCAGGCGAAAGTTCAACTTCCCCAAACATCAACCGGAAAATGCAAGAATCAAAAAAACTGCTGCTATAAAAAACCTTCGCCGACCGCTACTCTTGATAATGAATTTGTATTTGATGAAAATAATGTTAATCCAATCTTTTTGGCGAGTGCAACTTTAACACGGTCTGATTTCATTTCTAAAATTACGTGTTTATCAACGGGACCTCCATTTCAATTTAATGACAAAGGACAATCCATTCTTTGCGTTTTCATAATTTGAGATGCACAGAGAGATTGTATTTTGTTGTAATTAAAAATTGAAAACTTAAATTTTTGGAGTATTTAAAATGTTAAAGAAACTTAGTATAATCGGTTTAGCGTTAGTATTATTTGTCGGCTTGAGTTTGTCCGGGTTTGAATCAAAGGTATTCGCCGGCGAAGGCTGCGGCGCAAAAGCCGGATGTAATAAGGAAGACGCCAAGCAATGCGACAAAGACAAGGAATGTAAATGCGGCGATGATTGCAAATGCGGGGACAACTGCAAGTGTGAAAACTGTAAATGCGATAGCTGCAAAAAAGCCAAGGAATGCAAATGCGGCGACAAATGCAAATGCGGCGACAAATGCACATGCGGCAAAGACTGCAAATGCGAAAATTGCAAATGCAAAACAGGCTGCAAGAAGTAACTCGCCGAGGTAAATTCAAAGGCCCGAAATTATCCGGGCCTTTTTTTATAAAGAAAAATAGGTACCATTTTTCTTTCTACAGTGGCCAATCGCTTGGGCAGTAATCCATCCAGTAGCTCGCGAGAATTTCGAAATCCCTGAAATTAACATTATTGTCGGCGTATAAATCTGCCGACCAGCCGCTGCCGGTTTTGAGCCATTGCTCGGCCATCGTTTTTAAATGCAGATAATTGACGATGCAGACTTTCACGCCCTGATTGGATAAATCGCTTGAGTTAAAATTAATCCAGCCGATATTTTCTCCCCAGGCATAGCCTGAAAAGTTACCGTTAGTGTCGATAGAAACGCCGCCATAATCCGGGTCGAAGTTAATCCATCCGACATTTTCGCCCCATGCGTAGCCGCTTAAATGTCCATAGCCGTCGTTAGCAACGCCGCCGTAAGTGGTTGGCGAAAGATTAATCCAGCCGATATTTTCAGCCCAAATATAACCTGTAACTTTATCGCGTTCGACTAACGCACCGCTGCCGGTTACGCCCGGCTCGAAATTTATCCAGCCAACGTTTTCGCCGTAAGCGTACTGATTGCCGGTGTTTTTCGGGTCGATATTTTCAGCGTTTGCAATACCTGAAATCAAAAGCAATACCGACATTAAAAAGTATAATTTATTTTTCATAGTTTTATTCCTTTGCCTTTTTTTCTTACGGCGCACAATTTGTACCGACACAACTTGCCGGTTTGTACATATTATTTGTACCGCTGCCATTATTATAAGCTGTATTCTGGTCAAGCATACAGTATCCTCCCGCATAAATGCCATAAACCGTACCTGTAGCTGAAGTGCCGTTAGAATAGACTGTATTGCCTATAATGGTACTGCCTACATCGGTGATGATTCCATAGACCATAGTGCCGGTCGAAACATCACCATTATCATAAACTGTGTTTCCGGTTATTGTACAACCACCTCCAACAACGATACCGAAAATATACGCTGCAACGCCAACCCCGTTAGAATGAACCATATTTCCTGTGATTTTGGCTCCTGCACCGGCATGGATACCGTACACCTGCGATCCTGCGGGTGCAAAACCATTATAGACGGATGTGCAGTTTCTGACCTCGTGGCCATAACCGACAAGCTGAATACCCTGTTTTGAATTTGATTGAACACGCACATCAATCACACGATTATCTGTTGCGGTAGTATATTCTTCATCTATACCAACAGTGAAATTTCGAATAGTTCCATTTCTGATTTCGACATTACTTTTGCCAAGAATATAAATACCATATGTAGTTCCGGCACCGTTGCCTATTAGCGAATAGCCGCAAAGGTCTATCGTAACATTATTGGCATCAATTCTTATGCCGTGAGATGAACATAGTCTTTCGCCCTGAAGGTAATACGAACCGCCGGCAGTGATATAAAACGTAGTGGAACCAAGTGCTGATGCGGGAATAGGAATTCTCGGCTCTATCTGGTCGAGCGTTTTCATTGTCGGGCCGGGCGGCGATGTTGGCTGCAACTCACCGGCGAAACAAAAATTACAAATTACAATTTGGCAGACAATAATTGAAATAATGGACGTGATCTTCATTCTTCATTCTCCTTAAAAAAATGATTTTGTATCGATGGATATACTACCGCTGAATGCCTGAAAAAACAAGGAAAAAGCGGTTCAATTATATGTTTAAAACCTTGTTAAAACTCTCAAAAATGAGGTTTAATCGATAACGAGCTGATTTTTCCACTCGCAATTTTTGCCCTTTTCATATCCGATATCAAAAAGGATTTTCATTTCCCTTGGGTCGAACATTTTTTTTGTTTTCGCTACATATTCTTTTGGGATGCACATATATTCGAATTGGGCGTTGTCTCGTCTGGCCATCCAGTAAATTCGATTCAAATCGCTCCATGTCTGCATCTTCATCATCGTGTAGAAAGAATGTTCGAGAATCCTGATGGCATTTCTTTTCACCTGCTTCTGGTCGGGAGCGCCGATACCATTCTTGATAACGTAAATATTGCACGGCCCATTTGGCGTTTTTCCAGTTTCGCTTAGAGGTTTGAAATAACAGAACACGCCTGTAACAACGCCGCCGTCAACGTGCATTTCATCGTACATATTGCCGTCAGCGGCAACCTCGAAACACACCGGCGGAAACGCGCCCGGAAAAGCGGATGACGCAAGCAGAACTTTTCTGAAAAGTTCCGTCGCTTTCGGGCTTTTGCTCGAAGCAATCGCACCCATATCCCAAACAACAAAACGCTGCGCATCGAGATAAGTTGTGCCGACATATAAACGTCTGCCTTTGGCGTGTTCACGTGCGATGGCGTCAATCTTTTCCTGCGTGAGAGTTTTTTCTATTAAATCGGAAAGAGGCTGCGTATCGGCATACGATTCGTTCCATAACATTCCAATAAAACCGAGACAACCTTTAACGTCGAATATGTCTTTATCAGAAATTGAAGTGTAAATTTGTTTCAGTTCTTCATCGCAGTTAGAACCGAGAAATGCAAGCGGGGCGATTAATGCGCCGGTGCTTATTCCGGTAACGACCTGGAACTGCGGACGTTTGCCGCTCTGTGTCCAGCCGTACAAAACGCCTGCGCCGAAAGCGCCGTTTGCGCCGCCGCCGGAAAGAGCCAAAAATGCGCAGCCGTTGGCATCGTTTGGATCCTGTTTGAAATCGGGAATAAAATTCTGGTCAAAAACCCTGATATTGTTCGGCATATCGGGAATTGACGTTTTGTAAATCAGATTTTCAGGTACTGCGTGGCGAACCGGCGCACAGCCCGATAACAACGCGGTTATTACTATTGAAATTGACAAAATTGTCTTGTTACGAGTCATTTAAAGTCCTTTTTTGAGAGATAATTATGTAGAATTTTTCACATTAGTCAATAATTTAAAAAAACAAAAAAGACAACGCCTCACTTTTTATTTTTTTGCCCGTTTTCAATACTGAAAATGGTTGACAGTCTTTGTTTGCAGGCCTATACTTGTCCCCTCAAAATGTTTCTTTATGTAATATTCGTTTAATTGCCCCATGGGGCTACTTTAATTTAAGGAGTTTTAGAACAATGGCTAAAAGTGCAAAAACAGTTTTCTTCTTCGGCGCAGGCAAGGCTGAAGGTATGAGCGTCGCAAAGGCAGACGCAGATCGCAGAATGATACTTGGCGGCAAAGGCGCAGGTCTTGCCGATATGACGTTTGCCGGTTTGCCGGTACCTCCGGGTTTCACAATTTCCGTTGATGAGTGCGAGAACTATTACAAACAGGGCAGAAAACTTGCCGAGTCTGTGAAAAAACAAGTTCGCGAAAACATGGCGAAAGTTGAAAAGGATATGAAAAAGAAATTCGGCGATGTCAACGACCCGCTTTTGTTCTCGGTTCGTTCAGGCGCTGCTCGTTCGATGCCCGGTATGATGGAAACAATTCTGAACCTCGGCCTTAACGACAAATCAGTCGAAGGTCTGGCAAAGAAAACCGGCAATCCGCGTTTCGCTTATGACGCATATCGCAGATTCATTCAGATGTACAGCACAACAGCAATGGGTCTTTCAAAAGAGCCGATGGAAGAAATGCTGCACAACGAAAAGAAAAAAGCCGGCGTTAAAACCGACCCGGAACTCAACGCGGAAGCGCTCAAAGACCTCTGCGAACAGTTCAAGAAATTCTATTCAGAAAAAATGAAAGGCCAGTCTTTCCCACAGGATCCTTATGAACAACTCTGGGGCGCTATCGGCGCAGTATTCGGAAGCTGGGAAGCTGACAAGGCAGTTAAGTACCGCCAGGTTGAAAAAATCAGCAACCTTAAAGGTACCGCAGTAAACGTTCAGACGATGGTATTCGGCAATATGGGCGATTCATCGGGCACAGGCGTTTGCTTCACACGCGACCCGAACACAGGCGAAAACGTATTCTACGGCGATTGCCTTATCAACGCACAGGGCGAAGACGTTGTTGCCGGTATCAGAACTCCGATGAAACTTTCAGAGCTTGGCAAACTTCTGCCAAAAGCATACAAGCAGCTCTGTCAGGTTCGTTTGCAGTTAGAAAAACATTACAAAGATATGCAGGATTTGGAATTTACAGTTCAGGAAGAAAAGCTGTATATGCTCCAGTGCAGAACCGGCAAAAGAACAGCCGCTGCGGTATTCAAAATTGCCGCTGATATGGTAAAAGAAAAACTGCTCACAAAGGAAGAAGCAGTTGCGAGAATGACGCCGGAAGACATCGAAAGATTGTTCTATCCGCAGCTCGACTTAAAAGCCGCAAAGAGCGCGACGAAAATAGCAAATGGTATTAACGCCGTTCCAGGCGCAGCGTCAGGCAAAGTAGTATTCACCGCCGCTGAAGCAGAAGAGATGGCAAAGAATGGCGAAAAAGTTCTGCTGGTCAGAAAAGAAACATCTCCGGAAGACGTAGGCGGTATGCACGCTGCGGTTGGCATTTTGACAGCGACAGGCGGAAAGACAAGCCACGCTGCGGTAGTTGCACGCGGTTGGGGTAAATGCTGCGTCGTAGGATGCGAAGCTTTGAATATCAACAACGAAACAAAGAGTATGACTGTTGGCGATAGAACGATTAAGCAGGGCGATTTCCTTACACTCGACGGCAACACCGGCGATGTTTATATGGGACAATTAGGTTTGCAGATGCCCGAACAGCCCGCCGCATATCAGACAATTATGAAATATTGCGACGAGCTTCGTACATTGAAGGTTCGTACAAACGCTGATACGCCGTATGATGCGAAAAAAGCTGTTGAAATGGGTGCCGAAGGTATCGGCCTTTGCAGAACAGAACATATGTTCTTCGATACAGAAGAAAGACGCCTTGCGATTCAGGAAATGATTGTTGCCGAAGGTGTTGAGGCACGCAAAGCCGCGCTGGCAAAACTGCTTCCAATTCAGCAGAAAGATTTCGAAGGCATCTTCACGGCGATGAACGGCAAACCTGTTACAATTCGTCTGATTGATCCGCCGCTTCATGAGTTCACGCCGAAAGATGATGAAGGTGTGCAAAAGCTAAGTAAAATAACAGGCATTAGTCCTGAAAAGATTAAGCATCGCTGTGAACAGCTTCACGAATCGAATCCGATGCTTGGCCATCGCGGATGTCGTCTTTGCATTACATATCCGGAAATTCTCGATATGCAGGTAACTGCGATTATCAAGGCCGCGATAGCATGTGCAAAAGCAGGCGTAAAGGTATTGCCGGAAATTATGATTCCGCTGACAATCGATAAGAAAGAACTTTCAATTCAGGTTGACCAGGCTCGCGCTCTCGCTAACGGTTTGATTAAAGAAGCGAAGTCGAAAGTTAAATATATGATTGGCACGATGATTGAAATTCCACGTGCCGCACTGCTGGCTGACCAGATTGCCGAAGTCGCGGAGTTCTTCTCATGCGGAACAAACGACCTGACGCAAATGACGCTCGGTCTTTCACGCGACGACGCAGGCAGATTCCTGCCGATTTATGTCGCAAGCGAAAAAGACGGCGGCAAGGGCATCTTCAAGGCTGACCCATTCCAGAGTCTGGATCAGGAAGGCGTTGGTATGCTTGTGAAGATGGCGATTGAAAAAGGTCGTTCAACACGCAAAGACCTTAAAGTCGGTATCTGCGGCGAACACGGCGGCGAGTCAACAAGCGTTAAGTTCTGCCATAGCGTTGGTATGAACTACGTTTCCTGCTCACCGTTCAGGGTTCCAATCGCAAGACTGGCTGCCGCACAGGCTGTAATCGCTGATAAAGCTGCCGCAAAAGGCAAAAAAACAGCGAAAAAAGGCAAATAGGCAAAACTTGACAAAATAACGTCAAAAGTATAGAATATCAGGTGCGCTGGTTAGTCCGGCGCACCTTTTTTAATTGAAGAATGAAGATAGAAGATTGAAGATTTGTGGAACTGCCTTCGGCAAAGTAATTAAATTTTCAATCTTCAATATTCAATCTTAAATTTCAATGGTGGGTGTAGCTCAGCTGGTAGAGCATTAGATTGTGGTTCTAAGGGTCGCGGGTCCGAACCCCGTCACTCACCCTTGTGAAATTAGGGCAGTGATTTTTTAATCACTGCCTTTTTTGTTTGATTAAAATGAAAAACGAGAATCCTGCACAATCCGTTTATATTCACATTCCATTTTGCAAATCAAAATGTTTATATTGTGGTTTTTTCTCGAAGCCGCCGGCTCAATTCGATATCGACAAACTTTTAAACGCGGAACTTGAGGAGCTAAAAAATTCTTCGTTTTCCAATCCGATAAAAACACTATATGTCGGCGGGGGCAGTCCTGCTTCCATTGGCAGCGTGGCTCTCTGCGGTTTTTTAACCGAAGTTCAGAAAATTACCGGCAAAGCCGAAGAGTTTACAGTTGAGATTAATCCGGCCGATGTAAACGAATTGTTTTTGCGCAAACTTTTCGAAATCGGCGTCAACAGAATATCCATCGGCGTTCAGTCTTTCAATGAAGACGAGCTGCTTTTCCTCGGCAGAAGATATTCTCCGACACAAGTTGAAGAAACAATTAAAATTTGCAAACGAATCGGCTTTCAAAATATCAGCATCGATTTGATTTTTGCTGTTCCCGGTTCTAATTTGAACACCTGGCATCAGGACTTGTTAAGGGCAGTCAGAAATGATGTGCAGCATATAAGCGCATATAGCCTGACGTATGAAACAAACACGCCGCTGGAGAAAATCAAATCGCTGGGGAAAATAAAAATCGTTAATGAAGAATTAGACCGTCTGATGTACGAGCGGACGATTTGGCTTTTGGGCGAAGAAGGTTTTGAGCATTATGAAATCTCTAATTTCGCAAAGCCCGGCTTCGAGTGCAGGCACAATCTGGCTTATTGGCACAATGATTTATATATAGGTATCGGCCCGGCCGCGTGCGGATATGTCAAAGGTCTGCGGTACGAAAATATTAACGATATCGATAAATACATTTCGCAAGTTGATAAAGCACAGGATAAGACAGAAATTACGCCGATTGAAAAGGCCTGTCAGACTGCGGTGCTTGGTTTGCGACTGGTAAAAGGATTTGATTTAACAGAGTACAAACAAAAAACCGGTTTTGATATTTTCGAGATATTCAAAAATTCCATCGAGAAAAATCTTAAAAAAAATCTCTTGGAGTTGAAAGATAATCGTTTGAGTCTTACAAAACAGGCGTTGCCGATAGCTGATAGTATTCTTTGCGATTTTGCCGGAGCTGATTAGATGAAATCAGATTTTGACTTTTCTCAAACTTAACACACCGCTCATAATGGTTATGAAAATCGTTATCAGGTATGTAATGGTTGTAAACCAGTAACCCCAGGCTGCGGTTTGAACGTGAGCCATTTTGACAAGTACTGTGCCGACTGCGAACGCCTGCACGAACATTTTTAATTTTCCGCTCCACGTCGCCGGGAACTTGATGCCTTTTGATTCGCTCCATTGCCTTATAATCGTAACGGTTGCTTCTCTCAAAATAATAATCGCAACGAATGCCCATTGAACGATGGCGTTTTGTGCGGCGGTGAGATTGAAAAGTTTCGGCTGGCCGATAATCGCGAAAACGATGAACGCTCCACAAATCAGCACTTTATCGGCGAACGGGTCAACGATTCTGCCGAATTTGCTGGCGACATTCAGTTTTCTTGCGGCGTAGCCATCGAACAAATCCGTCAGGCCGGCCACCACAAAAAGGACAAATACATAATCAAGGTAGCCTGGAAAAGAATAATCTCTGTCTTGCGGAAGCGTCGGCTCAATCAGCATTAGTATAAGAAATATAACAGCCAATACTAATCTGCCGCCTGTCAGGATGTTTGGTATTTGACGTATCATATTATCCAATATTAAAAACAAAAAATAAAATTACAATCAAAAAATTGTCAAAAAAGCGTTTAGGGCTTTGGCTCTACGCCGTACGCTACCAAATCGTAATCCTTGAAATCTGTAACTTTTACTTCTATAAAGCTTCCGGCAGGCTGGTTACAGTTTTGAATGAGACAAACGCTGTCGATATGCGGCGCCTGGCCGTAATATCTGCCGATTGCGGTCTGACCTTCCTCGTTTTCATCAATCAGGCATTCGATTGTTTGTCCTTCGAGTGCATTATTTTTCGTGAATACGATTTCCTGCTGGGCAAGCATCAGTTTTTCAACGCGTTTGTCTTTGATTTTTTGCTGAATCTTGCCCTTAAGCTCCGCGGCCTTTGTGCCGGGCTCCGGCCAGAATGCAAAGCATCCGAGCGCATCGAATTTTGTAACTTTTATGAAATCTAATAGCTCGTTGAAATGCTGCTCTGTTTCGCCGGGGAAGCCGACAATGACAGTCGTCCGCAGCACAACATCGCTGATGTTTTTTCGGATTTTTTCAATCAGCGCGGCGATTTTTTCCTTTGTGTCCGGCCTGTGCATTGCCTTGAGAATATCGTTATTGATGTGCTGAATAGGCATATCGATATAGTGCAGGATTTTTTTGCTCTTGGCGATTGTTTCGATAAGCTCATCGGAAATGCCGGTCGGATTGAGATACATCAGCCGAATCCACTTGAGCTTTTCGATTTTTTCAAGTTCGCTGATAACTTTCATCAGGCCGTCCTTTTCGCCGAGGTCTCTGCCCCAGCATGTGCAGTCCTGCGCGATAACGGAAATTTCAACGATACCTGAATCGGCAAGCTGTTTTGCTTCTTTGACAATTTCGTCCAGCGGTTTGCTTCTGAATTTCCCTTTTATGGAGGGTATTGTGCAGAAAGCGCAGTTTCTGTCGCAGCCTTCGGAAATTCGCAGATACGCCCAGTGTCCGGATGTTATCAAGAGCCTGTCGGAATCGAGTTGTATTTTCGTTGCCCAGTCCTCGGGGCTTTTATACAGTTTTGCAGCTTGACTTCCTGTGTCATTCCCGCGCAGGCGGGAATCCAGATTTTTAATTACATTTACAATTTCATCTCTTGCGCCAAGGCATACGACTGCGTCGATTTGCGGAAGCTGTTCAAAAAGTTTTTCCTGCATACGTTCGGCAAGGCAGCCTGCGACGACGACTTTTTTGACGTTGCCTTTGCGTTTGTGGGACAATGTATGACTTATCGTCTCGATGGCCTCATCGATTGCCGGCTGAATAAATCCACAGGTGTTAATAACGACTACATCCGCGTTTTCGGTGTCATAATCGATAACAAAGCCGGCCTCGGCGATTAGTGCGAGCATTTTTTCCGAATCGACCATATTCTTGGGACAGCCCAGCGAAATAAAGCCTACGGAAACCTGATTATCGGAACTTTCTTTTGTTTTCATCATCGCAATAGGATACAAAAAAACGATACAGAATAAAGGATTTTTTTATTTAAAAACTTGACGGATACCGAAAATTTGGGCTATAATGCACCCTAAATAGAACTGGGATTATTTAAAAGAAACTTACAATGGACAGATTAGGGGCAAACATCGGCGTTCCATCAGTATTGCTTTTCGTTTTTATGGCATTTGCTGTTTTTTTAAGCGGCTGTGGAGAAACATTTAGCGATAAATCGGGCGAAATCGAAGCCAGGGCAACGCTAAGCGACATAGAACGAACTCGTGCAAATCCTAATGTTAATAATCCTCTTCCCACTATGTATATTCAGCCGCCTAAAAGGGTTCAAGTGGCGGATGGCGTCAAAGTCTTTTACTTCACTCGCGAGCAGCCCGCTGCCCAGATGGCGGCCGTAATTACAAGCCAGCTTAATTACAAGGTAACCGCCAATGATGCCACCAATCAGCTTGTTATTCATTGTGCCAGTGACGCTGAAGCAGACAAGGTTCTGGAAATTCTAAATCTCATTGATTTATCTCCAATTCAGGTCAATATAGATTGTACGATTGTTGAGCTCTACGCCGACAAGACTTTTGACAGGGAGACAACCGTAGATATTACAAATCTATTTGGGGAAGATTTTACTTTGGGTGCCAAGAAAGATAGTACAGGCAAAATGCTGGCCAGTTTTCCGGGGTCTTCTCTTCGTGAAACCAAACGCGGGACTTTCGGCGAAAATATCGGTTACCAAAGCGATAAAATCACAATGCTTGTCGATATGCTTGTATCGAGAGGCTATTTGAAAATTCTGATGAATCCAACCCTTGAGACTGTCAACGGCCAAAAAGCAAAAGTTATGTCGAGAGATAATACTCCGATTGAGAAAATTGTTACAACAAATAACGTAGCGCCGTATTCCATTACAGAGTATCAGTGGGTTGAAGATTCTCTTGAAGTTATGCCGCACGTTTATGCCGATGGTTCTGTGGGTTTGAGTACGGAGATAAAAATCGGCTCCAGTACCAAACCAAAAGGCGTTGTTCAGGCATCTGTAATCACTGAACGGTCTATTAAAGTTGATGAAAACAGGGTAAAGCCCGGCAATAGTCTTGTCATAGGCGGCATTAGAAGGACTGAAAAAC from the Planctomycetaceae bacterium genome contains:
- a CDS encoding patatin-like phospholipase family protein, giving the protein MTRNKTILSISIVITALLSGCAPVRHAVPENLIYKTSIPDMPNNIRVFDQNFIPDFKQDPNDANGCAFLALSGGGANGAFGAGVLYGWTQSGKRPQFQVVTGISTGALIAPLAFLGSNCDEELKQIYTSISDKDIFDVKGCLGFIGMLWNESYADTQPLSDLIEKTLTQEKIDAIAREHAKGRRLYVGTTYLDAQRFVVWDMGAIASSKSPKATELFRKVLLASSAFPGAFPPVCFEVAADGNMYDEMHVDGGVVTGVFCYFKPLSETGKTPNGPCNIYVIKNGIGAPDQKQVKRNAIRILEHSFYTMMKMQTWSDLNRIYWMARRDNAQFEYMCIPKEYVAKTKKMFDPREMKILFDIGYEKGKNCEWKNQLVID
- the ppdK gene encoding pyruvate, phosphate dikinase; this translates as MAKSAKTVFFFGAGKAEGMSVAKADADRRMILGGKGAGLADMTFAGLPVPPGFTISVDECENYYKQGRKLAESVKKQVRENMAKVEKDMKKKFGDVNDPLLFSVRSGAARSMPGMMETILNLGLNDKSVEGLAKKTGNPRFAYDAYRRFIQMYSTTAMGLSKEPMEEMLHNEKKKAGVKTDPELNAEALKDLCEQFKKFYSEKMKGQSFPQDPYEQLWGAIGAVFGSWEADKAVKYRQVEKISNLKGTAVNVQTMVFGNMGDSSGTGVCFTRDPNTGENVFYGDCLINAQGEDVVAGIRTPMKLSELGKLLPKAYKQLCQVRLQLEKHYKDMQDLEFTVQEEKLYMLQCRTGKRTAAAVFKIAADMVKEKLLTKEEAVARMTPEDIERLFYPQLDLKAAKSATKIANGINAVPGAASGKVVFTAAEAEEMAKNGEKVLLVRKETSPEDVGGMHAAVGILTATGGKTSHAAVVARGWGKCCVVGCEALNINNETKSMTVGDRTIKQGDFLTLDGNTGDVYMGQLGLQMPEQPAAYQTIMKYCDELRTLKVRTNADTPYDAKKAVEMGAEGIGLCRTEHMFFDTEERRLAIQEMIVAEGVEARKAALAKLLPIQQKDFEGIFTAMNGKPVTIRLIDPPLHEFTPKDDEGVQKLSKITGISPEKIKHRCEQLHESNPMLGHRGCRLCITYPEILDMQVTAIIKAAIACAKAGVKVLPEIMIPLTIDKKELSIQVDQARALANGLIKEAKSKVKYMIGTMIEIPRAALLADQIAEVAEFFSCGTNDLTQMTLGLSRDDAGRFLPIYVASEKDGGKGIFKADPFQSLDQEGVGMLVKMAIEKGRSTRKDLKVGICGEHGGESTSVKFCHSVGMNYVSCSPFRVPIARLAAAQAVIADKAAAKGKKTAKKGK
- the hemW gene encoding radical SAM family heme chaperone HemW, with amino-acid sequence MKNENPAQSVYIHIPFCKSKCLYCGFFSKPPAQFDIDKLLNAELEELKNSSFSNPIKTLYVGGGSPASIGSVALCGFLTEVQKITGKAEEFTVEINPADVNELFLRKLFEIGVNRISIGVQSFNEDELLFLGRRYSPTQVEETIKICKRIGFQNISIDLIFAVPGSNLNTWHQDLLRAVRNDVQHISAYSLTYETNTPLEKIKSLGKIKIVNEELDRLMYERTIWLLGEEGFEHYEISNFAKPGFECRHNLAYWHNDLYIGIGPAACGYVKGLRYENINDIDKYISQVDKAQDKTEITPIEKACQTAVLGLRLVKGFDLTEYKQKTGFDIFEIFKNSIEKNLKKNLLELKDNRLSLTKQALPIADSILCDFAGAD
- a CDS encoding CDP-alcohol phosphatidyltransferase family protein → MIRQIPNILTGGRLVLAVIFLILMLIEPTLPQDRDYSFPGYLDYVFVLFVVAGLTDLFDGYAARKLNVASKFGRIVDPFADKVLICGAFIVFAIIGQPKLFNLTAAQNAIVQWAFVAIIILREATVTIIRQWSESKGIKFPATWSGKLKMFVQAFAVGTVLVKMAHVQTAAWGYWFTTITYLITIFITIMSGVLSLRKVKI
- the rimO gene encoding 30S ribosomal protein S12 methylthiotransferase RimO, encoding MMKTKESSDNQVSVGFISLGCPKNMVDSEKMLALIAEAGFVIDYDTENADVVVINTCGFIQPAIDEAIETISHTLSHKRKGNVKKVVVAGCLAERMQEKLFEQLPQIDAVVCLGARDEIVNVIKNLDSRLRGNDTGSQAAKLYKSPEDWATKIQLDSDRLLITSGHWAYLRISEGCDRNCAFCTIPSIKGKFRSKPLDEIVKEAKQLADSGIVEISVIAQDCTCWGRDLGEKDGLMKVISELEKIEKLKWIRLMYLNPTGISDELIETIAKSKKILHYIDMPIQHINNDILKAMHRPDTKEKIAALIEKIRKNISDVVLRTTVIVGFPGETEQHFNELLDFIKVTKFDALGCFAFWPEPGTKAAELKGKIQQKIKDKRVEKLMLAQQEIVFTKNNALEGQTIECLIDENEEGQTAIGRYYGQAPHIDSVCLIQNCNQPAGSFIEVKVTDFKDYDLVAYGVEPKP
- a CDS encoding type II and III secretion system protein codes for the protein MDRLGANIGVPSVLLFVFMAFAVFLSGCGETFSDKSGEIEARATLSDIERTRANPNVNNPLPTMYIQPPKRVQVADGVKVFYFTREQPAAQMAAVITSQLNYKVTANDATNQLVIHCASDAEADKVLEILNLIDLSPIQVNIDCTIVELYADKTFDRETTVDITNLFGEDFTLGAKKDSTGKMLASFPGSSLRETKRGTFGENIGYQSDKITMLVDMLVSRGYLKILMNPTLETVNGQKAKVMSRDNTPIEKIVTTNNVAPYSITEYQWVEDSLEVMPHVYADGSVGLSTEIKIGSSTKPKGVVQASVITERSIKVDENRVKPGNSLVIGGIRRTEKRDVLRGYPILKDIPVVGLLFSSRDFEESGSELIFILTPSISSGGMEYAKMLEMVDKKQSAPKYDEGLGKLLTDPTGDKAYTEHVQEQADLATTEKARIETEAKKTFAEAEKTKVESEQATAEAANAVAQAEKAKAEAAMEKAKAEKLQTESQIAQAAAEKAKAESESARALADKAKAEADTDKLETEKIKAQAEEARANAEKSQAEAAQAKAEADSVKSQAEKAQAQAEQAQAEADRIKAEAEKVKAQAETAQIEADKAKAEAEREKAEAQGGRRPVDPNDPNRPNNPVPSADPNHTVNLKLE